TCCAAGGCGGCCCCCGTCTTGAAGAGAACCCCGCTCCGGGCCCCCCGGGCCACCCCGGCGGCGATCGCGGCCGGCACGGAAACCACCAAGGCACAGGGACAGGCGATGAGGAGAAGGGCCAAGGCCTTGTACACGTGTCCTAGGAAATCCCCCTGGAAAAGGGGCAGGATGAAGGCCACCACACCGGCCAAGAGGAGCACCGCCGGCGTATAACGACGGCTGAAGGCGTCCACCACCCGCTCCACCTGGCTCTTCTTCGCCAAGGCCTCCTCGGCCATGCGCTCCATCTGGGCCAGGAAACCCTCCTTGGGCAGGCGCTCCACCCTCAGGACCAGGCTTCCCTCCACCAGGAGGCTACCCCCATAGACCCGGTCCCCTATCCCCTTAGGCTGAGGCAAGGGCTCCCCGGTAAAAGCCGCCTCCTCCACGGCCCCTTCTCCCGCCAGCACCACCCCGTCGGCGGGGACCCGTTCCCCCGGGGGCACGCGCACCAGGTCCCCCACCCCAAGGGCGCTTAAGGGTACCTCCTCCAACCCGCCCTCCTTCAAGCGGTAGGCCCTCTGGGGAAGAAGCTCTCCCAAAGCAAAGAGGGCCTTTCTGGCCTGGGCCACGGAGTAGGCCTCCAGCACCTCCCCCACCAGAAAGAGGAAGACCACCACGCCCGCCTCGGCCTCCGCCCCGATGAGAAGGGCTCCCAAGGTGGCCACCGTGACCAAGGCCTGCATGCTGAAGGGGTTTTGCCGGAATAGGGCCGCCGCCCGACGGGCCAAGGGGAACACCCCCACCAAGGCGGCCAAAGCATAGGCCCAGGTGGCCAGGGACGGTACAAAACGGGAACTCACAAAGGCCCCAAGGAGAAGCCCTCCCGAAGCCAAGGCCCATGCCCAAGGCCCGGGAAGGCGGGGGGTCCATGCCCCACTTTCCTTTTGTCCCCCGATTTCCGACACCTGGGTTGGAACCAGGCGGTAACCCAAGGCGGCCACCGCCATCTCGGCTTCCTTCTCCGCCTGGGGAACCTCGAGGTGGAGATAGGCCTTCCCGCTGGCAAAGCTCACCTCAGCCCGCACCACCCCGGGAACCTGCGAGAGGGCCTTCTCCACCTTCAAGGCGCAGTCGGCGCAGTCCATCCCCTCCACCTGGAACACGCGAACCCTGGGGGCCTCCAT
The genomic region above belongs to Thermus caldifontis and contains:
- a CDS encoding heavy metal translocating P-type ATPase, whose product is MEAPRVRVFQVEGMDCADCALKVEKALSQVPGVVRAEVSFASGKAYLHLEVPQAEKEAEMAVAALGYRLVPTQVSEIGGQKESGAWTPRLPGPWAWALASGGLLLGAFVSSRFVPSLATWAYALAALVGVFPLARRAAALFRQNPFSMQALVTVATLGALLIGAEAEAGVVVFLFLVGEVLEAYSVAQARKALFALGELLPQRAYRLKEGGLEEVPLSALGVGDLVRVPPGERVPADGVVLAGEGAVEEAAFTGEPLPQPKGIGDRVYGGSLLVEGSLVLRVERLPKEGFLAQMERMAEEALAKKSQVERVVDAFSRRYTPAVLLLAGVVAFILPLFQGDFLGHVYKALALLLIACPCALVVSVPAAIAAGVARGARSGVLFKTGAALERLGRVTFVALDKTGTLTLGRPKLVEVVPFRVLREEALALAKAVAEGSGHPLARAVREAEGVALPGEGHRTQPGLGAFARVGGQEVGLVRPEVADLPEDLRRQVEAWEGYSLSLLLREGEPLALLVFQDEPRLEAREAIKGLRSLGLKPFLFTGDREASALALAAELGLSVNEVKAGLSPVDKLRLVEELSERGGVAMVGDGVNDTPALARATVGLAVVEGTEAALRAADVGLLSLTALPRAIRLSRKTLGVVGQNIALALGFKGLVLITTLLGYTGLWAAVLADNGALVLVTVNSLRLLWSRV